One genomic segment of Nothobranchius furzeri strain GRZ-AD chromosome 10, NfurGRZ-RIMD1, whole genome shotgun sequence includes these proteins:
- the aifm5 gene encoding apoptosis-inducing factor 3 — protein sequence MKEVDVGRHSVLLTRCEGKYSAIGNQCTHYGAPLSKGFFSGNKLRCPWHGSCFNVLTGDLEEFPGMDSLPCHKVKIENKKVYVSVNKKSLRQHKRLQKMGAAVPGIIHNILLLGGGAASLTCAETLRQENFGGRIIMVTREDLLPYDKTRLSKVMNVSSDTIMLRSMEFFHQYDIEVWLRKEALSVDMDKKMVTFDDGTVQNYDQLLLSTGCRAKGLDLPGMKLDNVKMLETPEDARQIHASCLGCNVVLLGTSFVGMEIASYLLDKASTITVIGSSEVPYQNTFGLEVGKITMMMLLEKDVRFHMIDSVTEIRGMNGKVKEVVLKSGKVIPTDVLIVGIGSIPNTEYLKGTKIQTNSKNFVIVDKCMRTNVPDVFCAGDMAFFPLTIAKNQLVNIGHWQMAQAQGKIAALNMLNKATELTSIPFYWTVLLNKTIRYAGYGEGYTEIVMKGQFQFEERKFLALYIKDDEVIAAVGLNYDPVVSAVAERLLSGKVITKEEAQSDDPSWLQVS from the exons ATGAAGGAGGTGGATGTTGGGCGTCACAGTGTGTTGTTGACACGTTGTGAGGGGAAATACAGCGCTATTGGTAACCAGTGTACACATTATGGGGCCCCACTCAGTAAAG GGTTTTTTTCAGGAAACAAACTGCGCTGCCCGTGGCATGGCTCCTGTTTTAATGTCCTCACAGGAGACCTGGAGGAGTTTCCAGGCATGGATTCTTTACCGTGCCACAAG GTCAAAATTGAAAACAAGAAAGTTTATGTGTCAGTAAATAAAAAG AGCCTCCGGCAGCATAAAAGACTACAGAAGATGGGAGCTGCAGTTCCAGGAATCATTCATAATATTCTGCTGCTGGGAGGAG GAGCTGCATCACTTACGTGCGCTGAGACGCTGCGGCAGGAAAACTTTGGTGGCAGAATTATCATGGTCACCAGAGAAGACCTTTTACCCTACGATAAAACTCGACTGAGCAAG GTGATGAATGTGTCCAGTGACACCATCATGCTGAGGAGCATGGAGTTTTTCCATCAGTATGACATAGAGGTTTGGCTTCGGAAAGAA GCACTGTCAGTGGACATGGACAAGAAGAtggtcacatttgatgatggtacAGTCCAGAATTACGACCAGCTCCTCCTTTCGACTGGCTGCAG AGCAAAGGGTCTGGACTTGCCCGGCATGAAGCTGGACAACGTCAAGATGCTGGAGACGCCTGAAGATGCGAGACAAATCCACGCTTCCTGTCTGGGCTGCAACGTCGTCCTTTTGGGAACTTCTTTTGTCG GAATGGAAATTGCATCCTATTTGTTGGACAAAGCCTCGACTATCACAGTGATCGGGAGCAGCGAGGTGCCGTACCAAAACACATTTGGTCTGGAGGTCGGAAAAATCACCATGATG ATGCTGTTGGAGAAAGATGTGAGATTCCACATGATCGATAGTGTGACAGAGATCAGAGGAATGAATGGAAAG gTGAAAGAGGTTGTGCTTAAAAGTGGAAAAGTTATCCCAACCGATGTTTTGATCGTGGGCATTG GCAGCATCCCAAACACAGAATACCTGAAAGGCACTAAAATACAGACAAACTCAAAGAACTTTGTTATAGTTGACAAG TGCATGAGGACAAATGTTCCTGATGTGTTTTGCGCCGGCGACATGGCCTTCTTTCCTCTGACGATAGCCAAAAACCAGCTAGTCAACATTGGGCACTGGCAGATGGCGCAAGCTCAGG GGAAGATAGCTGCTCTGAATATGCTAAACAAAGCAACTGAGCTGACCTCTATTCCTTTCTACTGGACTGTCCTTCTGAATAAAACCATCAGATATGCAG GTTACGGGGAGGGATACACTGAGATTGTGATGAAAGGACAATTTCAGTTTGAGGAGAGGAAGTTCCTAGCTTTGTACATCAA GGACGATGAGGTCATAGCGGCAGTGGGCCTCAATTATGATCCAGTAGTGTCTGCGGTAGCTGAGCGACTCCTCTCAGGAAAAGTCATCACTAAGGAAGAAGCTCA ATCAGATGATCCAAGCTGGCTGCAGGTGTCCTGA